The genomic stretch GAAAAACTCTCTAAAAGATTTGGGCTTAGAACTAACTATATTCCATTCTTTTTGATAAACTGCTAAATTAAAGTCTGCTTTAACATATATAAAGCCATTAGGATTTAATTTTTTATAAATATATGCATACCAATAACTGCATCTTGATACATGAAATAACATTAAAACATCTATATTTTTAGCATTTCTAATAAGATATTTAAAAATATTGTATCTTTTTGCTAACTTTGTCCAATATGCAAAATTTGAAAGAAAAGCAAATTTCCTTTTTACTTTTATAAACTCTACTCCTCTTTCATTATCAGGTAAATCATTTTTTAAGTTAACAGTTAAAATTTTACTTTCATAGCCTAGTTTTTCAGACATATAAATAGGAATCATTCCATTATCTTTTCCAAGCCATGTATACTCAAATTCTTCTGATATATGTAAAAAAGTTTTTTTCATTTCTAACCTCTAATAAAAATTTATAGTTCTCTTGTCCAATTTTTGTTTTCCTTCACTTGCCTTGCTGGATTTCCAGATACAATTGTATTTGCTTTTACATCTTTTGTAACTATACTTCCAGCAGCAACAATGGAGTTATCTCCTATAGTTACACCCTTTAAGATAATAGCTCTCATTCCTAACCACACATGATTTCCAATATTAATACTTTTACCTTCATTTGTTTTAAGTTTTGTATCTATATCATAAATTCTGTGTACATCCGTATTCATTATTACAATATCAGCAGAAAACATGCAATCTTTACCTATTTCTATTTTATATGGCTCAAAAGAAGTGATTCTAGCTTCTTCTATTGAAGTTTTATCTCCTATTTTAATTAATGAATTTTCATTTTTCATATCAATTGTTAAATTTTTTAAACAACAGTTACTTCCTATAAATATTTTATTATTATTTCCTTCAATTTTTATATAACTATCCCTAAGTAATGTTTCTTTATCTATATAAAGAACATTATTAAAACCTTCAACTATTATATGACAATTTTTAAATAAAGATTTCTTTTTAAAACAAAATATATTATTATTATTTTTAATAAAAAGAGAAGTCTTTTTAAAAAAGCTATCTTTATGAGCACTAAAAATATTATTATCACCTAAAATTTTTATTTTAGTTTTGCTAAGTTTAGCTAAAATTCTTATTTTATTTTTTATATCCTTATATTTATTATTTATCAAATTAAATCCTAATAAATAATATAAACAAAATTTATTATACATCTAAAGACATATCCTCCAATTTTTGATATTGCATTACTTCTTCTCTTGTCCAGTATACATTTTCTTTTATTTGTTTTGCTGGATTTCCAGATACAATTGTATTTGCTTTTACATCTTTTGTAACTATACTTCCAGCTGCAACAATGGAGTTATCTCCTATAGTTACACCCTTTAAGATAATAGCTCTCATTCCTAACCACACATGATTTCCAATATTAATACTACTTCCTTCATTAATTCTCTCATTTGTATTTTTATCATATATTTTATGAGAATCAGTATTTCTTATTTCAATATCATAGGATAGCATGCAATCTTCACCAATTTCAATTTTATATGGCTCTAAGGATACAATTTGTACCTTTGCAATTGAAGTTTTATTTCCTATTCTAATTTCTGAACCCTCATTGTCTAAAATAATTGATGTATTATTAACTACACAATCATCTCCTATATAAATAATATTATTATTTCCTTTTATAAAAATATTAGAATCTCTAAGTAAAGAATTCTTCCCAATATATAAAATATTATTATTTCCTGAAATTTTTATTTTATTTTTTCTTAATTTTCCAACTATTTCTAATTTATTTTTAATTTTTTGATATTTAGTTTTTATAAAATTTAAGCCTATTAAATATTTAAGACTAATAGCATACATTTATATTTTCCAACCCTTTTCTCTTAATTTTTTCTTTTTTTCTTTTATTTTTTGAATAAATTTAAGTCTTTTAAATTTTTTCATAAATAATGCAAAATAATAAAATATATTTTTTCTATAAGGATATTTCATTTCAGGATAATTATCTATCTGCATAGTTAACATATCATAATGTGCTCTATAATTCCCAAAAATCATTTTCTTTGCTTGAGTATCTAGTATTTTTATAATATCTTTTGAAGTAATGAAATTACTTGGATTACAATCTCCATGATAATAGCCCTTATTATGAATTTTTATTGTAACTTCAACCATTTTATCGAGATTCCTATCTGTTTCAACATTAATCTTTTCTTGAATTAAAGCAGAATAACAAATCATTCCATTTTTTCTTTTTACTACTGCTAAAAGTGGCTCTGTGTACTCAATTAAATTATCCATTTTAATTGCTTTATTTATATTTACTAAAGTACTTACTGCTTCTCCTTTTTTAAACAAAGTAAAAAATTTTCTTTGTGGAATGATATGCTCATTTCTAGGTTCTTTAAATATATAATTAATATTATTTATTTGAATTTCAGAAACATAATTTCTTTTTGAATTCTTTAAAATATTAACCTCTTTATATTCTTTATCTATAATATTTTTACCAATTTCTATAAAAAATTTATTATAGGCAAATATTGAATACCCTTTATATTTTTCTTCTAATAGCATAATTTTTCCTTTAATTTAATGTTTTTACTGTAACATCATCTCTATTTTTACTATCTTCATACCCTTTTTCACAATAGAAATCTTTTTTTGAAAAAATTTCTTCTTTTCTTTTATAATAATATTCTTCATTAGAAGAATGTACTTTTGTAGGGTCTGAATAATGCCAAAGATGTAATTGAATATTTTTTGTTACTAGTTCCTTGCCATTTATTCCTGCAATAGTTAGTCTATTTCCAAAATCATCATCTTCCTGTCCCCAACCAATATAGTTTTCATCATAGCCATTTACTTTTATATAGCTATTTTTCATAAGAGCATACGACATTCCTACAAGTCTTATACCTCTTTTAGCCAGTTTAAAAGTCTTTATAATCCTTCTTTTTCTATCTTCTTTTAGCATTTTATCAATAGTTCCTAAATACTTAGCTGGAAGTTTTTTTATTATTTCATCATATGAACTTATATTTTCAATATCAGATAGAACAATATTTTTCTCCTCTTCTGTTATATGATGTGCTCTTCCCATTAAAAATATATTATCTTTTATATTTTTTACTATTGTTTCTATATATTCTTCACCAAATATTAGATCTTGGTCACAAAATATTAATAAATCTCCAACAGAATTTCTTACACCATTATTCAAGGCTCTTGTTTTTCTAAACCCCTTATCTTCTTGATAAATATGTTTTACTTTAAATTGTGCCTTAGGAATTAAATCTTCTATAAAATCTAAAACTTTTTGTGATGAACCATCATCTGTTATTATAAGTTCATCAGGTTGCTTTTTCTGTCTTAATAAGCATAAAAATAAGGCTCTTAAATGTTCCAATCTATTATACACAGGAACTATTACAGATACTTTCATACTCTCTCCATTTCTTTCTTAAATTCGTCTAAAGTTATATGGTTTATATCTATTTCTTCTCCATCTTTTACTTTTTCTTCCACAAAAATAACTTTTGCCTTTTCTGAATTAGGTCCCCAAAGTATTGAATTTTTATCCTCTTTTCCTAATTCTTTTCTATAAATACAGATCATTTTTTTATCAAAGGCTCTTGCTAAATGAACTATTGAAGTATCAGGACTTACAACTAAATCTGCTCCTTTTATAAGTTCTGCCACTTCTGGCATTCCTCTTGTTTCAATTATTTTGACTTTATTTTCCTTACTTATATTTAACTTTTTTAATTCTCTTATTTTATCTTCATTTCCAATTAAAATTAATTTTTCATAATCTTTTTCCAATATTATTTTTGAAATTTTCTCAATATTTTCAGTTGAAAAACTTCTGTGTTTACTTGCTGCGTATGGATTAAATACACAGTATTTTTTATTTTCTAAGTCTAATTTCCTTAATAAATAATCACTTGAAAAGACATCATAAGATGAGTTTATATTATTTATTCCTAAAAATTTTAGTATTTTTATATACAATTCAGAAATATGTTTATCATAATCTCTAACATTTAAGGAAATATCAAATAAATTCCAATTGTCTTTTTCTATACCAATATTAATTCTAGCTCCACATAGATTTATTAACATCATTTGGTTAACTCTTAACATTTCTGAAAAATCTATCAATAGATCATATTTTTCTTCCTTTATCTTTAAAGCTAATTTTTTTATTTTTTTCCTATCTTTATGATATTCATAAATTTTATCAACATTAGGATTCTCTTTTATTATATCTATTGCAGCT from Fusobacterium hwasookii encodes the following:
- a CDS encoding acyltransferase: MYAISLKYLIGLNFIKTKYQKIKNKLEIVGKLRKNKIKISGNNNILYIGKNSLLRDSNIFIKGNNNIIYIGDDCVVNNTSIILDNEGSEIRIGNKTSIAKVQIVSLEPYKIEIGEDCMLSYDIEIRNTDSHKIYDKNTNERINEGSSINIGNHVWLGMRAIILKGVTIGDNSIVAAGSIVTKDVKANTIVSGNPAKQIKENVYWTREEVMQYQKLEDMSLDV
- a CDS encoding acyltransferase; amino-acid sequence: MYNKFCLYYLLGFNLINNKYKDIKNKIRILAKLSKTKIKILGDNNIFSAHKDSFFKKTSLFIKNNNNIFCFKKKSLFKNCHIIVEGFNNVLYIDKETLLRDSYIKIEGNNNKIFIGSNCCLKNLTIDMKNENSLIKIGDKTSIEEARITSFEPYKIEIGKDCMFSADIVIMNTDVHRIYDIDTKLKTNEGKSINIGNHVWLGMRAIILKGVTIGDNSIVAAGSIVTKDVKANTIVSGNPARQVKENKNWTREL
- a CDS encoding glycosyltransferase family 9 protein yields the protein MIRKLNRIFQDYMREKRLKFGKYIWDRKEKTQIVKENNFIKDNNIKSILFLRYDGKIGDMIVNSLMFREIKRVYPDIKIGVIARGAAIDIIKENPNVDKIYEYHKDRKKIKKLALKIKEEKYDLLIDFSEMLRVNQMMLINLCGARINIGIEKDNWNLFDISLNVRDYDKHISELYIKILKFLGINNINSSYDVFSSDYLLRKLDLENKKYCVFNPYAASKHRSFSTENIEKISKIILEKDYEKLILIGNEDKIRELKKLNISKENKVKIIETRGMPEVAELIKGADLVVSPDTSIVHLARAFDKKMICIYRKELGKEDKNSILWGPNSEKAKVIFVEEKVKDGEEIDINHITLDEFKKEMERV
- a CDS encoding glycosyltransferase — translated: MKVSVIVPVYNRLEHLRALFLCLLRQKKQPDELIITDDGSSQKVLDFIEDLIPKAQFKVKHIYQEDKGFRKTRALNNGVRNSVGDLLIFCDQDLIFGEEYIETIVKNIKDNIFLMGRAHHITEEEKNIVLSDIENISSYDEIIKKLPAKYLGTIDKMLKEDRKRRIIKTFKLAKRGIRLVGMSYALMKNSYIKVNGYDENYIGWGQEDDDFGNRLTIAGINGKELVTKNIQLHLWHYSDPTKVHSSNEEYYYKRKEEIFSKKDFYCEKGYEDSKNRDDVTVKTLN